A region from the Myripristis murdjan chromosome 23, fMyrMur1.1, whole genome shotgun sequence genome encodes:
- the LOC115355577 gene encoding CD209 antigen-like protein C, with protein MKEKDQLQGKYETLRTELVALTKERDALTKERDQLKASSNNLMTEKDQLQSHYDTVSASRDALQLEVDRLKLGQNCSQGWEKFGCSCYYVSSELKTWNESHDDCANKGAHLVIINSREEQAFLNKFAVRAWIGLSDGEDEGKWKWVDGSPLVGEGFWQNGEPNDENGREDCAELISGVGEWNDMPCMHRQRWICEEVIKN; from the coding sequence ATGAAGGAGAAAGACCAGTTACAAGGAAAGTATGAAACCCTGCGCACTGAGCTAGTTGCTCTGACTAAAGAGAGAGATGCTCTGACTAAAGAGAGAGACCAGCTGAAGGCTAGTTCCAACAATTTGATGACGGAGAAAGACCAGCTACAGAGCCATTATGACACCGTGTCTGCAAGTCGAGATGCCTTACAGCTGGAAGTCGACCGTCTGAAGCTTGGACAAAACTGCTCCCAAGGCTGGGAGAAGTTTGGCTGCAGCTGTTACTACGTCTCATCTGAGCTGAAGACCTGGAACGAGAGCCACGATGACTGTGCAAACAAAGGAGCTCACTTGGTGATCATCAACAGCAGAGAAGAGCAGGCGTTTCTCAATAAGTTTGCAGTCAGAGCTTGGATTGGTCTGTCTGATGGGGAAGATGAGGGAAAGTGGAAATGGGTAGATGGGAGTCCTCTGGTGGGCGAGGGGTTTTGGCAAAATGGGGAACCAAATGATGAAAATGGAAGAGAAGATTGTGCAGAGCTGATCTCTGGAGTCGGTGAATGGAATGACATGCCTTGCATGCACAGGCAGCGATGGATTTGTGAGGAGGTTATTAAGAATTAG